The Actinomycetota bacterium DNA window CCCGAGGGCGTGGCGGACCGTCTCGTAGCTGGCGGCGGGCCGGGTGACGTCGAACCAGACGGCCCGCAGGCCGGCCGCCTCGGCCCCGGCGGCGTTGGCCGGCTGGTCGTCGACGAACACGGCCTGGTCGGCGGCGACCCCGAGCCGGTCGAGGACCAGCCGGTAGGCGGCCGGCTCGGGCTTGCGGGTCCCGAGGCGGGAGGCGTCGACCACGCAGCCGACCTCGGCCAGGATGCCCATGCGGTCGATCCAGGCCGGATCGTGGAAGTCGTACAGGTCGTTGGTGAGCACGGCCGTCTCCAGCCCGGCCGCCTGGGCGGCAGCGACCAGGTCGCGGGCCTCGGGCCGGACCAGCGCCTCCTCGGGGCCGTCGAACAGCCGGGCCATCATGGCCGGCACCCCTGGCTCGCCCGACACCGCCGCCACCTCGGCCGCCCGGGCCGCCCAGTAGGCCCGCTCGGTCAGCTCCCCCGCCTGCATGGCCCGCCAGCGCGGGTCGGCGGCCGGGTCGAACGGCCCCGGCCAGGCGAAGGTCCCCGGGGCCACCCGCAGCGACCGCTCCAGGGCGGCCACCCGCTCGAACGGGGTCAGCAGGACCGGCCCGCCGAAGTCGAGCACCACCGCCTTCATCCCCTGCTCCCCTCGCGGGCGTGCTCCAGGAGGATCTCGCGCCAGGAGCGGGGCGGGGCCGCCGGGGGGACGGTGACCCGGACCTCGCCGTCGACCACCCGGACCGGGTAGCGGGCCACGCGCAGCCCGGGCTGGCCGAGGCGGCGGCCGCTGCGGACGTCGTAGCGCCACCAGTGCATCGGGCAGACCAGCGTCTCGCCGTCGAGGTGGCCGCCGGCCAGCGACCCGCCCCGGTGCAGGCAGGTGTCGTCGAGGGCGAACAGCTCGCCGCCGGCGTTGCCGACGGCCACCCGGCGGCCGGCCGCCTCCAGCAGCCGCACCGTCCCGGCCGGGAGCTCCTCGACCCGGCCCGCGGCCACCTCGACCGGCGGGGCGGTCATGGCTCCCGCGCCTGGCCGGGGTCGACCGGGCCCCTGGCCACCGAGTAGGGCACGCCGCCGATGCCCCACAGGTCGGGGTCGACCTCGGAGACCAGCACCCGCACCCGGTCGATGGGGGTGTCGAGGGTGCGGGCGACGACCTCGGACACCTCCTCGACCAACCGCATCAGCACCGCCTTGTCGCGGCCGCGGACGAGGTCGATGCGGACGAACGGCATGGGTCCTCCTCGAAGGTCAGCGGACGGCCAGCTCCACGGTCCCGAGCCGGCCGAGTCGGGCCACGACCACGTCGCCGGGCGCCACCGGCACCGCCTCGGTGAGCCCGCCGGACAGCACGACGTCCCCGGCGTGAAGGCCGCGGCCCCGGCGGGCCAGGGCCCGGACCAGCCAGGCCACGGCGGCGGCGGGGTGGCCGAAGGCGGCCGCCCCGGCGGCGGTCGCCCGGACCCGCCCGCCCTGCTCCAGGACGCAGCCGACCAGGCGCAGGTCGATGCCGTCGACGGCCTGGCGGACCCCACCGAGGACCAGCCGGGCGGCCGAGGCGTTGTCGGCGACCACGTCGGGGAGGGTGAAGGCGTAGCCGGCGTAGCGCGAGTCGAGCACGTCGATGGCCGGGGCCACGGCGGCGGTGGCGGCCAGCACCTGGGCGGCCCCGACCCGTTCCCCGG harbors:
- a CDS encoding HAD-IA family hydrolase, yielding MKAVVLDFGGPVLLTPFERVAALERSLRVAPGTFAWPGPFDPAADPRWRAMQAGELTERAYWAARAAEVAAVSGEPGVPAMMARLFDGPEEALVRPEARDLVAAAQAAGLETAVLTNDLYDFHDPAWIDRMGILAEVGCVVDASRLGTRKPEPAAYRLVLDRLGVAADQAVFVDDQPANAAGAEAAGLRAVWFDVTRPAASYETVRHALGLATVGGNP
- a CDS encoding Rieske 2Fe-2S domain-containing protein → MTAPPVEVAAGRVEELPAGTVRLLEAAGRRVAVGNAGGELFALDDTCLHRGGSLAGGHLDGETLVCPMHWWRYDVRSGRRLGQPGLRVARYPVRVVDGEVRVTVPPAAPPRSWREILLEHAREGSRG
- a CDS encoding tautomerase family protein; this translates as MPFVRIDLVRGRDKAVLMRLVEEVSEVVARTLDTPIDRVRVLVSEVDPDLWGIGGVPYSVARGPVDPGQAREP
- a CDS encoding fumarylacetoacetate hydrolase family protein, with amino-acid sequence MNAGPDELARELAGRRRDRGAGAGLTAEHPGLDLELAYAVQEAGVRLLAAAGERPVGFKLGLTSRAKQAQMGVDEPLYGELTDAMLLDVGEPLDTGQLIQPRVEPEIAFLLGADLAGERVGAAQVLAATAAVAPAIDVLDSRYAGYAFTLPDVVADNASAARLVLGGVRQAVDGIDLRLVGCVLEQGGRVRATAAGAAAFGHPAAAVAWLVRALARRGRGLHAGDVVLSGGLTEAVPVAPGDVVVARLGRLGTVELAVR